The proteins below are encoded in one region of Gemmatimonadales bacterium:
- a CDS encoding PD40 domain-containing protein, with protein MLALFVAHVLVATPSVIVAQAAVQDTARRPTAGLPLQAGTRTFRLNTARGTWISLDITPDGRTLVFDLLGDLYTLPIAGGRATRLTSDLAFDAQPRISPDGKRVAFVSDRSGSDHVWIMSLDGRDTVQLTRGNLQGVASPEWTPDGSAIVVTRSGGGPGQAKLWLHHVSGGSGVQLIREPAQLFTLGAAFGPDSRYVWHTFRNGGFSYDARFPIYQIAVYDREAGTQTVMTNRQGSAFRPTLSPDGKWLAYGTRYKAETGLRLRELATGNERWLAYPVQRDDQEGSSSLDVLPGFTFTPDSRDVIASYGGEIWRIPVAGGAASKIPFQVDENITIGPEVKFAYRVDSGAVQVRQIRDAVPSPDGTRLAFSALGRVYVMDYPNGTPRRVSNLAEGEHYPVWSPDGASLAFVTWNDRDGGHVYRVPVRGAGSAQRLTRVPARYAQLAWSPDGQRIVAVRAAARDMQETLERFVAGLGAEFVWIPATGGEVSVIAPTGGKQAPHFSSAPERIYSYSAADGLVSMRWDGTDLKAHLKVTGSTPPGGTTPPPAGLILMSPSGDRALAQVGSDLYVVTVPMVGGQVPTVSVADPANAAFPVRKLTDIGGEFPVWEANGNAVRWSVGNAHLRFDLTRAQALDDSLRTARNIPADTTRRERPRYRPDETRVRITAPRDVPQQHLVLRGARVVTMRGNEVVENADIVIRNDRIVSVGPRGSVPAGARVIELSGKTIVPGFIDAHAHFRHSPGVHFGQMWAYLANLAYGVTTARDPQTATTDVLTYSDLVETGAMIGPRIYSTGPGVFLGEGIRSLDHARDVMRRYSQYYDTKTLKMYMSGNRQQRQWIIMAARELELMPTTEGGIDYALEITHALDGYSGIEHSLPVYPIFEDVVELFKHSGTVNVPTLVVAYGGPWAENYYYATERVADDPKLMRFLPAAELDARARRRGGNPGTAGWVHPDEHIFAKHAEFAKALVEAGGKIGVGGHGQLQGLAYHWELWSIQAGGMSRHDALRTATILGAQAIGLETDLGSLEPGKLADLVVLDANPLDDIRHSKAVYQVMRGGKLYDGNTLDQITPTARPLPAQWWREYEPGSEPGYRRSR; from the coding sequence ATGCTCGCTTTGTTCGTCGCCCACGTGCTCGTTGCGACTCCTTCCGTCATCGTGGCGCAGGCTGCGGTGCAGGACACGGCCCGCCGCCCCACGGCCGGTCTCCCGCTCCAGGCTGGAACCAGGACGTTCCGACTCAACACCGCGCGGGGCACCTGGATCTCCCTCGACATCACACCCGACGGGCGCACCCTGGTTTTCGATCTCCTGGGTGATCTCTACACCCTGCCGATTGCCGGCGGTCGCGCCACCAGGCTGACCAGCGACCTGGCCTTCGATGCGCAGCCAAGAATCAGTCCCGACGGCAAGCGCGTTGCCTTTGTCTCTGATCGCAGCGGGTCGGATCATGTCTGGATCATGTCGCTCGACGGTCGCGATACTGTCCAGCTAACCCGGGGCAATCTTCAGGGCGTTGCCTCTCCCGAGTGGACCCCCGATGGCTCGGCCATCGTGGTGACGAGGTCCGGCGGCGGCCCCGGTCAGGCCAAGCTCTGGCTCCACCACGTCTCCGGTGGCAGCGGGGTGCAGCTGATTCGCGAGCCTGCGCAGCTATTCACGCTCGGCGCGGCATTCGGGCCGGACTCGCGCTACGTCTGGCACACCTTCCGCAACGGCGGCTTCAGCTACGACGCCCGCTTCCCGATCTATCAGATCGCGGTCTACGATCGTGAAGCAGGTACGCAGACCGTGATGACCAACCGCCAGGGATCGGCGTTTCGACCCACCCTGTCTCCTGACGGCAAGTGGCTGGCCTACGGCACCCGCTACAAGGCAGAGACGGGCCTGCGACTGCGGGAGCTGGCCACCGGCAACGAACGCTGGCTGGCCTATCCGGTTCAGCGCGACGACCAGGAAGGGTCGTCGTCGCTCGATGTCTTGCCAGGCTTCACCTTCACGCCCGACTCACGCGATGTCATCGCTTCCTACGGCGGCGAGATCTGGCGGATACCGGTGGCCGGCGGCGCCGCGTCGAAGATTCCGTTCCAGGTCGACGAGAACATCACGATTGGCCCCGAGGTCAAGTTTGCCTATCGGGTCGACAGTGGCGCCGTTCAGGTCCGGCAGATTCGCGACGCCGTGCCCTCACCGGACGGGACTCGCCTCGCCTTCTCGGCGCTCGGCCGGGTCTATGTGATGGACTATCCGAACGGCACGCCGAGACGTGTGTCGAACCTGGCGGAAGGAGAGCACTACCCGGTCTGGTCGCCTGACGGCGCGTCGCTCGCGTTTGTGACCTGGAACGATCGCGATGGCGGCCACGTCTACCGGGTGCCGGTGCGGGGCGCCGGCTCGGCTCAGCGGCTGACCCGGGTACCGGCTCGCTATGCGCAGCTGGCATGGTCGCCTGATGGGCAACGGATCGTAGCCGTGCGGGCGGCTGCCCGCGACATGCAGGAAACGCTCGAGCGCTTCGTGGCGGGTCTGGGTGCGGAGTTTGTCTGGATTCCCGCGACCGGTGGCGAGGTGTCGGTTATCGCGCCGACCGGTGGAAAGCAGGCTCCCCATTTCAGCAGTGCGCCCGAGCGGATCTACTCATACAGCGCGGCTGACGGCCTGGTATCGATGCGTTGGGACGGCACCGATCTCAAGGCGCATCTCAAGGTCACCGGATCGACCCCTCCGGGAGGGACGACGCCGCCCCCGGCCGGTCTGATCCTGATGTCGCCCTCGGGCGACCGCGCCCTGGCCCAGGTCGGCAGCGACCTCTACGTGGTGACCGTGCCGATGGTTGGCGGTCAGGTGCCGACCGTGTCGGTTGCCGACCCGGCCAACGCGGCGTTTCCGGTCCGCAAGCTGACCGATATCGGCGGCGAGTTCCCGGTCTGGGAGGCCAACGGCAACGCAGTCCGCTGGTCGGTGGGCAATGCCCACCTCCGCTTCGATCTGACCCGGGCGCAAGCACTGGATGACAGCCTGCGGACGGCCCGGAACATTCCGGCTGACACGACCCGACGTGAGCGCCCGCGCTACCGTCCGGACGAAACCCGGGTCAGAATCACCGCACCGCGCGACGTGCCGCAGCAGCATCTCGTGCTGCGGGGTGCCCGGGTGGTGACCATGCGCGGCAACGAAGTCGTCGAGAACGCCGACATCGTGATTCGGAACGACCGGATCGTGTCGGTCGGCCCTCGGGGAAGCGTGCCGGCCGGGGCTCGCGTCATCGAGCTCAGCGGCAAGACGATCGTCCCGGGGTTCATCGATGCGCACGCGCACTTTCGTCACTCCCCCGGCGTTCACTTCGGTCAGATGTGGGCCTATCTCGCCAACCTGGCGTACGGAGTGACCACGGCGCGTGACCCCCAGACCGCCACGACGGACGTGCTCACCTACAGCGACCTCGTGGAAACGGGTGCGATGATCGGGCCGCGGATCTACTCGACCGGACCCGGCGTATTTCTCGGTGAGGGAATTCGCAGCCTCGATCATGCCCGCGACGTGATGCGCCGCTACAGCCAGTACTACGATACCAAGACGCTCAAGATGTACATGAGCGGCAACCGGCAGCAGCGGCAGTGGATTATCATGGCGGCGCGGGAGCTCGAGCTGATGCCGACCACCGAAGGCGGCATCGACTACGCCCTCGAGATCACCCACGCGCTCGATGGTTACTCCGGCATCGAGCATTCGCTGCCGGTGTACCCGATCTTCGAAGACGTGGTCGAGCTGTTCAAACACAGCGGCACCGTGAACGTGCCGACACTCGTGGTGGCCTACGGCGGTCCCTGGGCGGAGAACTACTACTACGCTACGGAGCGAGTGGCCGATGATCCCAAGCTGATGCGATTCCTCCCCGCGGCCGAACTCGATGCCCGGGCGCGGCGCCGTGGCGGCAACCCCGGTACGGCAGGCTGGGTGCACCCCGATGAGCACATCTTCGCCAAGCACGCCGAGTTTGCCAAGGCGCTGGTGGAGGCGGGGGGAAAGATCGGAGTTGGCGGGCATGGCCAGCTGCAGGGCCTGGCCTATCACTGGGAGCTCTGGTCGATCCAGGCGGGCGGGATGTCACGGCACGACGCCTTGCGAACGGCCACGATACTTGGTGCGCAAGCCATCGGGCTCGAGACGGATCTCGGCTCGCTGGAGCCCGGCAAGCTGGCCGACCTGGTGGTGCTCGATGCCAACCCGCTCGACGACATCCGACACTCGAAGGCAGTGTACCAGGTGATGCGCGGCGGCAAACTCTACGACGGTAACACCCTCGATCAAATCACCCCAACGGCGCGGCCGCTGCCGGCGCAATGGTGGCGGGAGTACGAGCCGGGGTCGGAGCCGGGATATCGCCGCAGTCGCTGA
- a CDS encoding type II toxin-antitoxin system prevent-host-death family antitoxin translates to MKAVGVRELKNRLSEYLRAVKRGERVLITDRGQVIAELRQPVADGLDGALPVALTMLIREHVSVGLPNTPEAYPIQPLRAPEGTARQLIDELRGER, encoded by the coding sequence ATGAAAGCCGTCGGCGTTCGAGAACTGAAGAACCGGCTCAGCGAGTACCTGCGCGCAGTCAAACGGGGGGAACGGGTCCTGATCACCGATCGCGGGCAGGTCATTGCCGAGTTGCGGCAACCCGTCGCCGACGGTCTGGACGGCGCCTTGCCCGTTGCCCTGACGATGCTGATTCGCGAGCATGTGTCGGTCGGACTTCCGAACACGCCTGAAGCGTATCCGATTCAGCCCCTGCGGGCGCCGGAAGGCACGGCACGCCAGCTCATCGACGAGCTGCGCGGCGAGCGATGA
- a CDS encoding type II toxin-antitoxin system VapC family toxin, with translation MILYAESSAVLAWLLGEADGSAVRALLSQARVIFASRLTLVECERALARLQAGGVLSGSDTATLRETLNHAASHWLRYEISPSVLARSGQPFPVEPIRTLDAIHLATAMELRSAESRLELVTLDSRIRSNAARLGLRVWPS, from the coding sequence ATGATCCTGTACGCCGAGTCGAGCGCGGTCCTCGCTTGGCTCCTCGGCGAGGCAGATGGTAGCGCCGTACGAGCTTTACTGTCCCAGGCGCGCGTCATCTTTGCCTCGCGGCTCACCCTGGTTGAATGCGAGCGGGCCTTGGCCCGTCTCCAGGCTGGCGGCGTGCTCTCGGGCTCCGATACGGCGACCCTTCGGGAAACCCTGAACCATGCGGCGTCACATTGGTTACGGTACGAGATCAGCCCATCGGTGCTGGCACGCTCTGGTCAGCCATTCCCGGTGGAACCGATTCGGACGCTCGATGCGATTCACCTGGCCACCGCAATGGAGCTTCGCAGCGCGGAGTCTCGACTCGAACTCGTGACGCTGGACTCACGAATCCGCTCGAATGCGGCCCGACTGGGGCTGCGGGTCTGGCCGTCCTGA
- a CDS encoding radical SAM protein produces MKQPTDLEAKLALLMSLAADDRAGPGEGGVRPLPPRLRNAGQSGALRPLNIRSVRMGTGDTTSLLRILMTNACSFNCHYCPMRRDRNLPRTLLKAEELVRIFLGAVRRGWCSGLFITTGIPGRPVAVMDELIKVLELLRERHRFTGYVHTKIVPGGEPAQVARLAQLANRVSVNLEAPCGEHLTRIAPEKRLTTALTSLELARGVVTRSKDAERAGRPRDPLHPGATAGMTVQFVVGATPDSDRTLISTVTDLYAKGGMHHSHFSAFRPIRETPMEETRATPALREQRLYQADHLIRDYGFAPDEIVYDERGNLPLARDPKVSWALASPDLFPLDVDRASYQELIRVPGIGRVAAERIVAGRRSTLIRGVTDLRRLGVITDRAAGFLTIRGRKLRSDRWAEQLGFWTPEEDVGAPQLLYEFSPGTFR; encoded by the coding sequence ATGAAGCAGCCCACGGATCTCGAAGCCAAGCTCGCGCTACTCATGTCACTGGCAGCCGACGACCGCGCCGGCCCCGGCGAAGGCGGCGTTCGTCCCCTGCCGCCGCGGCTCCGCAACGCGGGGCAGTCCGGGGCCCTGCGACCGCTCAACATTCGCTCGGTACGCATGGGCACCGGTGACACCACGTCGCTGCTCCGCATCCTGATGACGAACGCCTGCAGCTTCAACTGCCACTACTGCCCGATGCGACGAGACCGCAATCTGCCGCGCACCCTGCTCAAGGCGGAGGAGCTGGTGCGGATCTTTCTGGGCGCGGTTCGGCGCGGCTGGTGCAGCGGGCTGTTCATTACGACGGGCATTCCGGGACGGCCAGTGGCCGTGATGGACGAGCTGATCAAGGTGCTCGAGCTGCTGAGAGAGCGACACCGTTTCACGGGGTACGTCCACACCAAGATCGTCCCCGGCGGCGAGCCGGCGCAGGTCGCGCGCCTGGCCCAGCTCGCGAACCGGGTTTCCGTCAACCTCGAAGCACCTTGCGGAGAACATCTGACCCGGATCGCGCCGGAAAAACGGCTCACGACTGCCCTGACATCCCTCGAGCTGGCGCGAGGCGTTGTGACCCGCAGCAAAGATGCTGAGCGAGCGGGGCGGCCGCGCGATCCGCTGCACCCTGGGGCCACCGCCGGGATGACGGTGCAGTTCGTGGTCGGCGCCACGCCCGACAGCGATCGGACCCTGATCAGTACGGTCACGGATCTGTACGCGAAGGGCGGAATGCACCACAGTCATTTCAGTGCGTTTCGGCCGATTCGGGAAACGCCGATGGAAGAAACCAGGGCAACCCCCGCCCTGCGAGAGCAGCGCCTCTACCAGGCCGACCACCTGATTCGCGACTACGGCTTTGCGCCGGACGAGATCGTCTATGACGAGCGCGGCAACCTGCCGCTCGCCCGGGACCCGAAGGTGAGCTGGGCCCTCGCCTCGCCCGACTTGTTTCCGCTGGATGTGGACCGAGCCTCGTACCAGGAGCTGATCCGGGTACCTGGCATCGGTCGGGTCGCTGCGGAGCGGATCGTGGCCGGCCGGCGCTCAACCCTGATCCGCGGCGTGACCGACCTCCGCAGACTGGGGGTCATCACGGACCGGGCGGCCGGCTTCCTGACGATCCGAGGTCGCAAGTTGCGCAGCGACCGATGGGCCGAACAGTTGGGGTTCTGGACGCCCGAAGAGGACGTCGGGGCTCCCCAGCTTCTCTACGAGTTCAGCCCAGGCACCTTCCGCTAA